Proteins encoded by one window of Chondromyces crocatus:
- a CDS encoding PspA/IM30 family protein, whose translation MGIFDRMGKVISSNVNALLDKAEDPKKSLDLIVEEMKDQIRAAEKELVDAVAAEKVLRRKVEELDVEAEKWERRAELALKADDEKLAREALVQKKRVVGERDRAEAMRAEQRSTVLNMKSELDRMKGKQQELEARKGTLAAQLRQAKAGGGTESLGAKPGGGAFAEFRRMEDQIEGQVAQVAAAREVDDVLKSGGLSSAELEARFAQLEGRGGASESEDKPGGAAIDDELAALKKKIRIGG comes from the coding sequence ATGGGCATCTTCGACCGGATGGGGAAGGTCATCTCCAGCAACGTCAACGCGCTCCTCGACAAAGCGGAAGATCCGAAGAAGTCGCTGGATCTCATCGTCGAGGAGATGAAGGACCAGATCCGCGCCGCCGAGAAGGAGCTGGTCGACGCGGTGGCGGCCGAGAAGGTGCTCCGCAGAAAGGTGGAAGAGCTCGACGTCGAGGCCGAAAAGTGGGAGCGCCGCGCCGAGCTGGCGCTCAAGGCCGACGACGAGAAGCTCGCGCGTGAAGCCCTCGTGCAGAAGAAGCGAGTCGTCGGCGAGCGTGACCGCGCGGAGGCCATGCGCGCCGAGCAGCGCTCCACCGTGCTGAACATGAAGTCCGAGCTCGACCGCATGAAGGGGAAGCAGCAAGAACTCGAAGCCAGGAAAGGCACCCTCGCAGCCCAGCTCCGACAGGCCAAAGCTGGAGGCGGCACCGAGTCGCTCGGTGCCAAGCCCGGAGGCGGAGCCTTCGCCGAGTTCCGCCGCATGGAGGATCAGATCGAGGGCCAGGTCGCCCAGGTCGCCGCAGCGCGTGAGGTTGATGATGTCCTCAAGAGCGGAGGGCTGTCCTCCGCGGAGCTGGAGGCCCGCTTTGCTCAGCTCGAGGGCCGCGGTGGCGCTTCGGAGAGCGAGGACAAGCCAGGTGGCGCTGCCATCGACGACGAACTCGCCGCGCTGAAGAAGAAGATCCGCATCGGGGGTTGA